A genomic stretch from Petrimonas mucosa includes:
- a CDS encoding phosphopantothenoylcysteine decarboxylase domain-containing protein: MLNIAITAGGTSEQIDGVRRLTNVSTGLLGWHCLEAVMEQLQAAGRHDFRVTYILTDTAYRGVLSDRQHPFVDFLPVSDAESVYHAVDELTSRVPVDFFIHSMAISDFTIAYAAATDELAREICRLPFSEEEGVTAVREVLEHPSGRYTLSEKIPSGHNLVLGLKRTKKVIPLIKRNNPATFLVGFKLLRDVTEEELIRIANRLAEENGCDMVFANQLGELGEENHSGMLIRSGEVIARPTGKRAIAAAIVEEMMKQGGIQ, encoded by the coding sequence ATGCTGAACATCGCCATCACGGCAGGAGGAACGTCGGAGCAGATCGACGGGGTCAGGCGGCTGACCAACGTCAGTACAGGTTTGCTTGGCTGGCACTGTCTGGAGGCTGTCATGGAACAGCTTCAGGCTGCCGGGCGACACGATTTTCGCGTCACCTATATCCTGACCGACACGGCCTACAGGGGGGTATTGAGTGACAGGCAGCACCCCTTTGTGGATTTTCTGCCTGTCAGCGATGCAGAGAGCGTTTATCATGCCGTGGATGAGTTAACCAGCAGAGTGCCGGTGGACTTCTTTATCCACTCCATGGCCATATCCGACTTCACCATTGCTTATGCCGCCGCCACTGACGAGTTGGCCAGGGAGATTTGCCGCCTGCCGTTCAGTGAGGAAGAGGGTGTCACTGCAGTAAGGGAGGTGCTTGAACATCCTTCCGGCAGATACACTCTTTCGGAGAAGATACCGTCCGGCCACAATCTGGTATTGGGATTGAAACGGACCAAAAAGGTGATTCCGCTGATCAAGCGAAACAATCCGGCCACCTTTCTGGTGGGGTTCAAGTTGCTGAGAGATGTAACGGAAGAAGAGCTGATACGGATTGCCAACCGGCTGGCCGAAGAGAATGGTTGTGACATGGTGTTTGCCAATCAACTGGGAGAGCTGGGAGAAGAGAACCATTCCGGCATGTTGATCCGCTCGGGCGAAGTGATTGCAAGGCCGACCGGGAAAAGGGCCATTGCGGCAGCAATAGTTGAGGAAATGATGAAACAAGGAGGAATTCAATGA
- the panC gene encoding pantoate--beta-alanine ligase: MIITTVKELREYLDLQRRSGKTIGFVPTMGFLHEGHLSLIRRAKAENDIVVVSDFVNPTQFGPNEDFESYPRDIRRDEELATGAGADLIFYPSVEEIYPRGSSTFVEVTGDITRILCGASRPTHFKGVTTVVTILFNIVQPQKAYFGQKDAQQAAVLMKMVADLHMNIELVVCPIVREPDGLAMSSRNTYLSPEERAQAIILNRALLEAKAAFETGEDDVEQLTRLITGKISEAPLASIDYVSIYAYPSLEPTETVKGKALAAVAVRFGKTRLIDNIILEK, from the coding sequence ATGATCATAACAACTGTAAAAGAATTGAGGGAATACCTCGATCTGCAGCGCAGGTCGGGCAAAACCATCGGTTTTGTCCCCACCATGGGCTTTCTGCACGAGGGACATCTCTCGCTGATCCGCAGGGCTAAGGCCGAAAACGACATCGTGGTGGTGAGCGACTTCGTCAACCCCACCCAGTTCGGGCCCAACGAGGATTTTGAATCCTATCCCCGCGACATCAGGCGCGACGAAGAGCTGGCCACGGGAGCGGGTGCGGATCTGATCTTCTACCCTTCGGTGGAGGAGATCTATCCCCGCGGAAGTTCCACATTTGTGGAGGTGACCGGCGATATCACCCGCATACTTTGCGGTGCATCCCGGCCGACCCATTTCAAGGGGGTCACAACGGTAGTGACCATCCTCTTCAACATCGTGCAGCCCCAAAAGGCCTATTTTGGACAAAAGGATGCGCAGCAGGCAGCCGTACTGATGAAGATGGTGGCCGACCTGCACATGAACATTGAACTGGTGGTCTGCCCTATCGTCAGGGAGCCCGACGGTCTGGCCATGAGTTCGCGCAACACCTATCTGTCGCCCGAAGAACGGGCACAGGCTATCATCCTGAATCGGGCATTGCTTGAAGCCAAGGCAGCATTCGAAACGGGTGAGGATGATGTTGAGCAGCTGACCAGGCTGATTACCGGCAAGATCAGCGAGGCTCCATTGGCCAGTATCGATTACGTAAGCATATATGCTTACCCGTCGCTGGAACCAACTGAAACAGTCAAGGGGAAAGCGCTTGCAGCAGTTGCTGTAAGATTTGGAAAAACGAGATTGATTGATAACATTATTTTAGAGAAATAG
- the coaBC gene encoding bifunctional phosphopantothenoylcysteine decarboxylase/phosphopantothenate--cysteine ligase CoaBC translates to MKTIVIGVSGGIACYKAVEVVNQLKKDGYNVEVIMTRSAQEFVTPLTFKTMSHNPVVTEMFDPVREWDTKHIDLAKAADLFVIVPATANIIGKIASGIADDMLSTTVMAARCPVLIFPAMNSYMYENPIVQHNIEKLKGWGYHVYDTAEGELACGDFGKGKLLPWEDIVKIIEEFPDATLSR, encoded by the coding sequence ATGAAAACGATCGTTATCGGAGTCTCGGGCGGAATCGCCTGTTACAAGGCAGTGGAGGTTGTCAACCAGCTGAAGAAGGATGGCTACAACGTGGAGGTGATCATGACCAGATCTGCCCAGGAGTTTGTCACTCCCCTCACATTCAAGACCATGTCGCACAACCCGGTGGTTACAGAGATGTTCGATCCGGTGCGGGAATGGGACACAAAGCATATCGACCTGGCCAAGGCGGCCGACCTGTTCGTCATCGTCCCGGCAACCGCCAACATCATCGGGAAGATCGCTTCGGGAATTGCTGACGACATGCTCTCCACCACCGTGATGGCTGCCCGGTGTCCGGTGCTTATCTTCCCTGCCATGAACAGCTACATGTACGAAAATCCGATCGTGCAGCACAATATCGAAAAACTGAAAGGTTGGGGGTATCATGTCTATGATACCGCCGAAGGGGAGCTTGCCTGCGGTGATTTCGGAAAGGGGAAGCTGCTTCCCTGGGAAGATATTGTAAAGATCATCGAAGAGTTTCCAGACGCCACGCTTTCCAGGTAA
- the panD gene encoding aspartate 1-decarboxylase: MQLTLLKAKLHKATVTEANLNYTGSITIDKDLLDQSGILVWEKVCVVDINNGQRFETYVIEGEAGSGTICLNGAAARLVQPGDKIIIMAYVSLTPEEAKVHQPGVFILDDNNRISEKI, encoded by the coding sequence ATGCAACTCACTTTGCTAAAAGCAAAACTTCACAAGGCGACCGTAACGGAGGCCAACCTCAACTATACCGGCAGTATCACCATCGACAAGGATCTGCTCGACCAGAGCGGCATCCTGGTCTGGGAGAAGGTCTGCGTAGTGGATATCAACAATGGACAACGGTTCGAAACCTATGTGATCGAAGGGGAGGCCGGCAGCGGTACCATCTGCCTGAACGGTGCGGCAGCACGACTGGTACAACCTGGCGACAAGATCATCATCATGGCCTATGTATCGTTGACGCCCGAGGAGGCCAAGGTGCACCAACCCGGGGTGTTCATTCTGGACGACAACAACAGGATAAGCGAAAAGATCTGA
- the panB gene encoding 3-methyl-2-oxobutanoate hydroxymethyltransferase: MAQKFTVKSFRESKENNRKISMLTAYDYSMAKLLDAAGVDSILVGDSLGMVFQGNASTLPVTLDEVIYHTRAVVRGVKNALVVADMPFLSYHVSREEAVRNAGRLIKEGGAEAVKMEGGALFIETIKAVVDAQIPVMGHIGLTPQSVNVFGGFKVQGKEEQSAKQILEDARLLEEAGVFAITLECIPDKLAQLITSSLRIPTIGIGAGKGCDGQVLVINDMLGMYSDFVPKFVKQYAKLNSEISAAVGDYVSDVREGHFPSEEHTFGIDADLLEKLY, from the coding sequence ATGGCACAAAAATTTACAGTAAAATCGTTCCGGGAATCGAAGGAGAATAACCGTAAGATCAGCATGCTCACTGCCTATGACTATTCAATGGCAAAACTGCTGGATGCTGCCGGGGTCGATTCTATCCTGGTGGGGGACTCGCTGGGAATGGTGTTTCAAGGAAACGCCTCCACACTTCCGGTCACCCTCGACGAGGTGATATATCACACCCGTGCGGTTGTCCGGGGTGTAAAAAACGCATTGGTGGTAGCCGACATGCCCTTCCTGTCGTATCATGTCTCACGGGAGGAGGCTGTACGGAATGCCGGCAGGCTGATCAAGGAGGGCGGTGCCGAAGCTGTCAAGATGGAGGGGGGCGCACTTTTCATTGAAACGATAAAAGCGGTTGTGGACGCACAGATCCCCGTTATGGGACATATTGGACTGACCCCGCAGTCGGTCAACGTGTTCGGCGGGTTTAAGGTACAGGGGAAAGAGGAGCAGAGTGCAAAGCAGATACTGGAAGATGCCCGGTTGCTTGAGGAAGCCGGCGTCTTTGCCATTACACTGGAGTGCATTCCCGACAAACTGGCCCAACTGATCACATCGTCACTCCGCATCCCGACCATCGGTATTGGTGCCGGAAAAGGGTGTGACGGGCAGGTGTTGGTGATCAACGACATGTTGGGCATGTACAGCGACTTTGTCCCTAAATTTGTAAAACAATATGCAAAGTTGAACAGCGAGATTTCGGCAGCTGTCGGGGATTATGTCTCGGATGTAAGGGAGGGGCACTTCCCGTCTGAGGAACACACCTTCGGCATCGATGCCGATCTGTTGGAGAAACTATACTGA
- a CDS encoding Eco57I restriction-modification methylase domain-containing protein: MRKLMEDGVTVPSQEDFEMLRKYSGWGGLGTFFNNPGPENTILHEVLDSEEYESAVNNINSAYYTPASVIDALWDIAGKLGFKGGKILESSAGIGSIIGLMPESISNRSDIEAVEIDTISGNILKLLYPDAKVNVQGFEETDIKNGSVDLAITNVPFITGFRVNDKIDKDLSKKFKDIHDYFIAKNIRKLRNGGIGIFITSSGTLDKSRKLREWITSDEKSDVIGAFRLNNETFSGTKATSDIIIVRKRTGNKPAANAIDVIDTVVARTGEYKTGNTNWDKKEGRYVEEVKPVSLEYNKYFVEHPEHMGGEMFVGYEKGDTYRPTSIGLFPTNEINQDEALKRWVNSFNEIENTNIVIHLHQWSTYPDG; the protein is encoded by the coding sequence ATGCGAAAGCTAATGGAGGATGGGGTTACAGTCCCAAGCCAAGAAGACTTTGAAATGCTACGGAAGTATAGCGGATGGGGTGGATTGGGAACTTTCTTCAATAACCCAGGGCCAGAAAACACAATACTACACGAAGTACTTGACAGCGAGGAGTACGAATCAGCAGTCAACAATATCAATTCTGCATATTACACACCGGCATCGGTTATAGATGCCCTATGGGATATTGCAGGTAAGCTCGGATTTAAAGGAGGAAAAATCCTTGAAAGTAGCGCAGGTATTGGCAGCATCATCGGATTAATGCCTGAATCAATCAGCAACAGATCCGACATCGAGGCAGTTGAAATCGACACCATAAGTGGCAATATCCTAAAACTGTTATATCCGGATGCAAAGGTTAACGTGCAGGGATTTGAAGAGACAGACATTAAAAATGGATCTGTTGATCTAGCCATCACTAATGTTCCATTCATTACTGGATTCAGGGTAAACGATAAGATAGACAAGGATCTTTCGAAAAAGTTCAAAGACATTCATGACTATTTCATCGCTAAAAACATCAGGAAGTTGCGGAATGGAGGGATAGGCATCTTCATTACATCCAGCGGAACACTTGACAAGAGCCGTAAGCTCCGGGAATGGATTACTTCGGACGAGAAGTCTGATGTTATTGGTGCATTCCGCCTAAACAATGAGACATTCTCCGGCACAAAAGCAACAAGTGATATCATTATTGTAAGGAAGAGGACAGGAAACAAGCCAGCCGCAAATGCGATTGATGTTATTGATACGGTAGTCGCAAGGACGGGTGAATACAAAACAGGCAATACGAATTGGGACAAAAAGGAGGGACGCTATGTTGAAGAAGTAAAACCGGTCTCACTTGAGTATAACAAATACTTTGTTGAACACCCAGAACATATGGGAGGTGAAATGTTTGTTGGATATGAGAAGGGTGATACATACAGACCGACAAGTATCGGGTTATTCCCAACAAATGAAATAAATCAAGACGAGGCACTTAAGAGATGGGTTAATAGCTTCAATGAGATTGAAAATACAAATATAGTAATTCATTTACATCAATGGTCAACCTATCCGGATGGATAA
- a CDS encoding FeoB-associated Cys-rich membrane protein, with translation MDLQLFAVIIIAILVAIVLIRGVYRFFFVKRESGGCLGCKGCELHPGSHDRRPG, from the coding sequence ATGGATCTACAGTTATTTGCAGTCATCATTATCGCTATTCTGGTTGCTATCGTGCTGATACGTGGAGTATACCGCTTCTTCTTTGTAAAGAGGGAGAGTGGTGGCTGTCTCGGATGCAAGGGCTGTGAGCTCCACCCCGGCTCCCATGACAGGAGACCGGGGTGA
- the feoB gene encoding ferrous iron transport protein B, translating into MRLSELQTGDKAYIVKVNGSGAFRKRILEMGFVRGQEVKSILNAPLKDPIKYGIMEYEVSLRRSEAVLIEISKLIEDAMYGPENDEPDELGDIVEEQDAYGWAQSDGSAAKGETGKVIRVALVGNPNAGKTSIFNLASGAHEHVGNYSGVTIDSKEGTLRHNGYKFILTDLPGTYSLSAYSPEELYVRSYILNEKPDVIINVVAASALERNLYLTTELIELERPMVIALNMYDELEKSGRHFDHRMLSEMLNVPIIPTVGKKGFGIPDLLESVISIHESRGGTNSVTIPYGRVMEKSIGIMCRDLSAGNVTAMEMPRRYLAIKLLEGDREVEDVIRVHNRGEEILARRNKERDYIEKLLKEDPESAFTNSRYGFIAGALKETLSEKTSSEDSTTLLDAVLTNKYLGLPLFFFFLWVMFEATFRLGAYPMGWIEWLVAQMGNLLRDNMAEGPLKDLLVDGVIGGVGGVIVFLPNIVILYAFIAFMEDSGYMSRAAFIMDKLMHNIGLHGKSFIPLIMGFGCNVPAVMSTRTIESRSSRMITMLIVPFMSCSARLPVYILFVSAFFPRNGSLVMLGLYGVGILIAILTAILLRKQFFSEEDTPFVMELPPYRMPTFKSVVIHMWERAKQYLLKMGGPILVASIIIWFLGYFPRDAQREARFDAQLAQVDAQTLSEAERALHKAEIEHQRNTEHQVNSYIGKIGHFMEPIMRPLGFDWKISVSLLSGMAAKEIVISTMGVLYTGDSEDQQSLQTRLLQEKRPDGSLLFSPLVVIGFLLFVLIYFPCVATIVAIKEESHSWQWALFSVVYSTGLAWLVAFLVYQVGTLLI; encoded by the coding sequence ATGCGACTTTCAGAGCTACAAACCGGAGACAAGGCGTACATCGTAAAGGTAAACGGATCGGGGGCATTTCGTAAGCGAATCCTCGAAATGGGTTTTGTACGCGGTCAGGAGGTTAAATCGATATTGAACGCCCCGTTGAAAGACCCCATCAAATACGGCATAATGGAGTATGAGGTCTCACTGCGGCGCAGCGAAGCAGTATTGATTGAGATCTCCAAACTGATAGAGGATGCGATGTACGGACCGGAGAACGACGAGCCTGACGAATTGGGGGATATAGTCGAGGAGCAGGATGCATACGGTTGGGCCCAATCGGACGGATCTGCTGCAAAAGGCGAGACCGGCAAGGTTATTCGCGTGGCGTTGGTGGGTAACCCCAATGCCGGAAAAACCTCCATCTTCAACCTCGCTTCCGGAGCGCACGAACATGTGGGAAATTACAGCGGCGTGACCATCGACTCCAAGGAGGGGACCCTGCGGCACAACGGCTACAAGTTTATCCTGACCGATCTGCCGGGAACCTATTCGCTATCGGCCTACTCGCCCGAGGAACTATACGTGAGGAGCTACATCCTGAACGAGAAGCCCGACGTGATTATCAACGTGGTAGCCGCATCCGCACTCGAGAGAAACCTCTACCTTACTACCGAACTGATAGAGTTGGAGCGGCCGATGGTGATCGCTCTCAACATGTACGACGAGCTTGAAAAGAGTGGTCGCCATTTCGACCACCGAATGCTCTCCGAGATGCTCAATGTCCCCATCATCCCTACGGTAGGCAAGAAGGGTTTTGGCATTCCGGATCTGCTTGAGAGCGTAATCAGCATCCATGAGTCGCGCGGAGGGACGAACTCGGTAACCATCCCTTATGGACGCGTGATGGAGAAATCGATCGGCATCATGTGTCGTGATCTCTCCGCCGGAAACGTTACCGCTATGGAGATGCCGAGACGGTATCTAGCCATCAAGCTCCTGGAGGGCGACAGGGAGGTAGAGGATGTCATCCGGGTGCACAACAGGGGTGAAGAGATTCTGGCCCGCAGAAACAAGGAGCGCGACTATATCGAAAAATTGTTGAAAGAGGATCCTGAATCTGCGTTTACCAACTCCCGCTATGGATTCATTGCCGGAGCACTCAAGGAGACGTTGAGCGAGAAGACTAGCTCGGAGGACAGTACCACCCTGCTCGACGCTGTACTGACGAACAAATATCTGGGATTGCCGCTCTTTTTCTTCTTTCTGTGGGTCATGTTTGAAGCCACTTTCCGGCTAGGTGCCTATCCCATGGGGTGGATTGAATGGCTAGTCGCCCAGATGGGCAACCTGCTTCGGGACAACATGGCAGAGGGACCTCTCAAGGATCTGCTGGTGGACGGAGTAATCGGAGGAGTGGGGGGCGTGATCGTCTTCCTACCCAACATCGTGATCCTTTATGCATTTATTGCATTTATGGAAGATTCGGGTTACATGTCGCGGGCAGCATTCATCATGGACAAGCTGATGCATAACATCGGTCTTCACGGGAAGTCGTTTATCCCGCTCATTATGGGGTTCGGATGCAATGTCCCTGCCGTGATGTCGACCCGCACCATCGAAAGCCGAAGCAGCCGGATGATCACCATGTTGATTGTTCCTTTCATGTCTTGCAGTGCCCGCCTACCGGTCTATATACTCTTTGTAAGTGCCTTCTTCCCCCGTAATGGCAGTTTGGTCATGCTCGGACTGTACGGTGTGGGTATTCTGATAGCCATACTGACTGCGATCCTGTTGCGAAAGCAGTTCTTCTCCGAGGAGGATACGCCATTCGTGATGGAGTTGCCGCCTTACCGGATGCCGACCTTCAAATCGGTGGTTATCCACATGTGGGAGCGGGCCAAGCAGTACCTGTTGAAAATGGGCGGCCCCATCCTGGTTGCATCCATTATCATCTGGTTTCTGGGATATTTTCCACGGGATGCACAACGCGAAGCCAGGTTCGATGCGCAACTTGCACAGGTCGATGCGCAAACCTTGTCTGAGGCGGAGAGAGCACTGCATAAGGCAGAGATTGAACATCAACGCAACACGGAACATCAGGTCAACTCCTATATTGGCAAGATCGGCCATTTTATGGAGCCGATAATGCGTCCCCTCGGGTTCGACTGGAAGATTTCGGTGAGCCTTCTCTCGGGAATGGCGGCAAAAGAGATCGTAATCAGCACCATGGGGGTCCTTTATACCGGTGACAGTGAGGATCAGCAGTCACTCCAGACCCGGTTGTTGCAGGAGAAGCGTCCGGATGGGAGTCTGCTCTTCTCTCCATTGGTCGTAATCGGATTTCTGCTCTTTGTTCTGATCTACTTCCCCTGTGTTGCCACCATCGTGGCCATCAAGGAGGAGTCCCACTCATGGCAGTGGGCACTATTCAGCGTGGTTTACTCTACTGGGCTGGCCTGGCTGGTTGCCTTCCTGGTCTATCAGGTAGGCACTCTTCTCATTTAA
- a CDS encoding Rossmann-like and DUF2520 domain-containing protein — MKIAFIGAGKVSAALGLYFKNNGFEIGGYYSIGGASAGKAAQLTSSTHYSSLERLINDNQLIWIATPDDQIEKVVQQISHLEITGKTDKLILHVSGVYSLSILDPLKVTGYQTGSAHPLLAFGDPVVTQQTLHGAWFAVEKGEEDNGRLNLLLESCGNPTFTVTPGRKPLYHAAACLLSNYLVTLMDASYRIFERSGLPADKVREATWPLFESVVRNLNEKEPKEALTGPVKRGDSNTVRLHLESLRIHMPEMSALYTLLGKETVRLSGNHSLEALFEE, encoded by the coding sequence ATGAAGATTGCTTTCATAGGTGCCGGGAAGGTCTCAGCCGCTCTGGGGCTCTATTTCAAAAACAACGGTTTTGAAATAGGGGGCTACTATAGTATCGGCGGCGCAAGTGCCGGAAAGGCGGCCCAGCTGACCAGTTCTACCCATTACAGTTCGTTGGAGAGGCTGATCAACGACAATCAACTCATCTGGATAGCAACACCTGACGATCAGATTGAAAAGGTGGTCCAACAGATCTCCCACCTTGAGATCACGGGGAAAACCGACAAATTGATTCTCCATGTCAGCGGCGTATACTCACTCTCCATACTCGATCCGTTAAAAGTGACCGGTTATCAAACAGGCAGCGCACATCCGCTTCTGGCATTTGGCGATCCCGTTGTAACACAACAGACGTTACACGGTGCATGGTTTGCCGTCGAGAAGGGGGAAGAGGATAACGGGAGGCTGAACCTGCTGCTTGAGAGTTGCGGCAACCCTACATTCACCGTGACTCCCGGTAGAAAACCGCTATATCACGCGGCAGCCTGCCTATTGTCCAACTATCTGGTCACCTTGATGGATGCTTCGTACCGTATCTTCGAACGATCGGGCCTACCGGCCGACAAGGTCAGAGAGGCGACCTGGCCCCTGTTTGAAAGTGTTGTCCGCAACCTCAACGAGAAGGAGCCGAAAGAGGCGCTTACAGGTCCCGTCAAGCGGGGCGACAGCAACACCGTCCGGTTGCACCTGGAGAGTTTGCGCATCCATATGCCCGAAATGTCTGCACTCTATACGCTGCTGGGGAAAGAGACCGTGCGGTTGTCGGGCAACCATTCACTGGAAGCGCTATTTGAAGAGTGA
- a CDS encoding sialidase family protein produces MNNCVIDRIKVCWIDLIVSIFLIACSLKRVRIFFSRLLILLLFFLSCNDKEGGVDTIVLWEQGKGSCNNYRIPSLIVTGKGTLLAFCEGREAGDTGDINLLLKRSEDNGKSWSEEQIVWDDGGNTCGNPCPVIDEETGRIWLFLTWNNGKERENEIIRKTSRSPRLPYVTYSDDDGKTWSAPLSLGESCRYPSWGWYATGPGVGIQLRRGLHKGRLIIPANHSYDDPEGNLANGPYSYGVHVIYSDDHGKSWQIGEPITPGCNESQITELSDGILLMNMRSYNNQQARGVSYSKDGGGKHGRILSMITSW; encoded by the coding sequence TTGAATAACTGCGTCATCGATCGCATCAAAGTCTGCTGGATTGACCTCATTGTGTCGATCTTCCTGATAGCTTGTTCCTTGAAAAGGGTTAGAATTTTTTTCTCACGCCTCCTCATCTTATTATTATTCTTCCTCTCCTGCAACGATAAAGAGGGAGGGGTTGATACGATCGTCTTGTGGGAACAGGGCAAAGGGAGTTGCAACAATTATCGGATACCATCGTTGATCGTGACCGGAAAAGGGACTTTGCTCGCCTTCTGTGAAGGGCGTGAAGCAGGTGATACAGGTGATATAAACCTGTTGCTGAAACGTTCTGAAGATAACGGAAAGAGCTGGAGTGAAGAGCAGATCGTATGGGATGATGGTGGCAACACCTGCGGAAATCCCTGCCCGGTAATCGATGAGGAGACTGGTCGTATCTGGCTCTTTTTAACCTGGAACAACGGCAAAGAGAGGGAAAATGAGATCATCCGAAAAACATCACGATCTCCCAGGCTACCTTATGTCACCTACTCCGACGATGATGGTAAAACATGGTCTGCCCCCTTAAGTCTTGGTGAGAGTTGCCGCTATCCCTCCTGGGGATGGTACGCTACCGGTCCAGGCGTAGGTATTCAGCTAAGGAGGGGACTCCACAAAGGGAGGCTGATCATCCCGGCAAACCACAGCTACGACGATCCGGAAGGGAATCTGGCCAATGGGCCCTACAGCTATGGAGTCCATGTGATCTACTCTGACGATCATGGCAAGTCGTGGCAGATCGGTGAACCGATCACGCCGGGATGCAATGAAAGTCAAATAACGGAATTGTCAGACGGGATCTTGCTCATGAACATGCGGTCCTATAACAATCAACAGGCAAGGGGTGTCAGCTACAGCAAGGATGGGGGGGGGAAACATGGTCGGATATTGAGCATGATTACCAGTTGGTAG
- a CDS encoding fumarate hydratase — MATKPFHYQDPFPMSKDNTEYYLLTKDYVSVSEFEGKEILKVAPEGLTLMAQTAFRDVEFLLRPEHQKQVASILSDPEASDNDKYVALTFLRNAEISAKGILPFCQDTGTAIIMGKKGNQVWTDGNDEEALSRGVYNTFVNENLRYSQNAPLNMYDEVNTGTNLPAQIDLYAVKGNEYKFLCIAKGGGSANKTYLYQETKALLTPGKLEAFLIEKMKSLGTAACPPYHLAFVIGGTSAEANLKTVKLASTKYYDNLPTEGNEYGQAFRDLELEAKLKDASEKLGLGAQFGGKYFAHDVRVIRLPRHGASCPVGMGVSCSADRNIKAKINKDGIWIEKLEDNPARLIPESMRQAGESGGVKIDLNRPMPEILAELSKYPVSTRLSLNGTIIVGRDIAHAKLKERIDRGEGLPQYMKDHPIYYAGPAKTPAGYASGSMGPTTAGRMDSYVDLFQSHGGSMIMLAKGNRSQQVTDACKKYGGFYLGSIGGPAAILAQNSIKRLECLEYPELGMEAIWKIEVEDFPAFILVDDKGNDFFQVVTQPTCMLS, encoded by the coding sequence ATGGCAACAAAACCATTTCATTACCAGGATCCGTTTCCGATGTCGAAAGACAACACGGAATATTACCTGCTGACCAAAGATTACGTCTCGGTTTCGGAATTTGAAGGAAAAGAGATTTTGAAAGTAGCACCGGAGGGTCTCACCCTAATGGCCCAGACCGCCTTCCGTGATGTGGAGTTCCTGCTTCGCCCCGAGCACCAGAAACAGGTAGCCAGCATCCTTTCCGACCCCGAAGCGAGCGACAACGATAAATATGTTGCCCTCACCTTCCTGCGGAATGCCGAGATCTCGGCAAAGGGCATTCTCCCTTTCTGCCAGGATACCGGTACGGCCATCATCATGGGCAAGAAGGGGAACCAGGTATGGACCGACGGCAACGATGAGGAGGCACTCTCCCGCGGTGTCTACAACACCTTTGTGAACGAGAATCTCCGTTACTCGCAGAATGCCCCCCTCAACATGTATGACGAGGTGAACACCGGCACCAACCTGCCGGCACAGATCGACCTCTATGCGGTCAAGGGGAACGAGTACAAATTCCTCTGTATCGCCAAGGGTGGCGGGTCGGCCAATAAAACATATCTCTATCAGGAGACCAAGGCGTTGCTCACCCCGGGAAAACTCGAAGCATTCCTGATCGAGAAGATGAAATCACTAGGTACGGCCGCTTGTCCGCCCTACCACCTGGCGTTCGTCATTGGTGGCACCTCGGCCGAAGCCAACCTGAAAACGGTCAAGCTGGCATCCACCAAATATTACGACAACCTCCCCACCGAAGGGAATGAATATGGACAGGCGTTCCGCGACCTCGAGCTGGAGGCCAAGCTGAAGGATGCTTCTGAGAAACTGGGACTGGGAGCACAATTTGGCGGAAAATATTTCGCACACGACGTGCGTGTCATCCGCCTTCCCCGCCACGGGGCCTCTTGCCCGGTGGGCATGGGCGTCTCCTGTTCGGCCGACCGCAACATCAAGGCCAAGATCAACAAAGATGGAATCTGGATCGAAAAGCTGGAGGACAACCCTGCCCGATTGATCCCCGAATCGATGCGCCAGGCCGGTGAAAGCGGCGGCGTAAAAATCGACCTCAACCGTCCGATGCCGGAAATCTTGGCCGAACTCTCCAAATATCCCGTTTCAACGAGACTGTCGCTCAACGGCACCATCATCGTGGGCCGTGACATTGCTCATGCAAAGCTCAAAGAAAGGATCGACCGCGGAGAGGGACTTCCACAATATATGAAGGATCACCCCATCTACTATGCGGGACCGGCCAAAACACCCGCCGGTTATGCCTCCGGTTCGATGGGGCCTACCACGGCCGGGAGGATGGACTCTTATGTCGACCTGTTCCAGTCGCACGGCGGCAGCATGATCATGCTGGCCAAAGGAAACCGAAGTCAGCAGGTGACCGATGCCTGCAAGAAGTACGGCGGGTTCTATCTGGGCAGCATTGGCGGTCCGGCAGCCATCCTGGCACAAAACAGCATCAAGCGTCTCGAATGTCTGGAATATCCAGAACTGGGCATGGAGGCTATCTGGAAAATTGAAGTGGAAGACTTCCCCGCATTCATCCTGGTGGACGATAAAGGGAACGATTTCTTCCAGGTGGTGACACAGCCCACCTGCATGCTGAGTTAG